The following coding sequences lie in one Myxococcus xanthus genomic window:
- a CDS encoding FHA domain-containing protein produces the protein MLKLIIEDDEGRKTVVPFVRDEITIGRQEGNTIRLTERNVSRRHARLVRLNGHVVVEDLGSYNGTRINGERIAGQSPLKEGDLVQIGDYDLALQAEGVANAVGPITTKVPARRPEPEPEEDDSDDEEPEESEHTPPSLSAADARRHSTSIIRLDQVEADRPRKVVDVPAEDAPRLLVLSPDELKGQEFACIRTELRIGRTDDNDITLDHRSLSRTHAKLVREDAGEWRVIDMQSANGMTVNGESYAQATLATGDIIELGHVKLRFVNAGDASDDVAAGGGSRSKLPLVAGLAALLLGGGGGAFWYMNQQGTQPTAPPVIAQTPTPPLDEDPQPTIDEQAAANAPSPTTAAATQTPETPPPPRGPSMEEQRAVADKAIAARDFDTAVDALERIKDANGQRPRDVETRLDEARAEQLMKRRLDDVRKALGDGKLPEAEEALRESAATKAFAKEYAALKTQVAEAQKKAAPPVTVPTSGTEKAPPAAQSAAAKAQADGFEHIKGLRYRQAIEQLNKCLDLDPTRAECHLYLGSAYANDNQPEKGAVHYKRFLELAPNHAYYERVKGLVESYENPKK, from the coding sequence GTGCTGAAGCTCATCATCGAAGACGACGAGGGGCGCAAGACCGTTGTTCCCTTCGTGCGTGACGAGATCACCATCGGCCGTCAGGAGGGAAACACCATCCGCCTGACGGAACGGAATGTGTCTCGGCGTCACGCACGATTGGTGCGACTCAATGGCCACGTCGTAGTGGAAGACCTGGGGAGCTATAACGGCACCCGGATCAACGGCGAGCGAATCGCGGGTCAGTCGCCCCTGAAAGAGGGCGACCTGGTCCAGATTGGCGACTACGACCTCGCGCTCCAAGCGGAGGGCGTGGCCAATGCCGTAGGCCCCATCACCACCAAGGTGCCCGCCCGCCGGCCGGAACCCGAGCCGGAGGAGGACGACTCCGACGACGAGGAGCCGGAGGAGAGCGAGCACACCCCGCCCTCCCTCAGCGCCGCGGACGCGCGCCGTCACTCCACCTCCATCATCCGGTTGGATCAGGTGGAGGCGGATCGACCGCGCAAGGTGGTGGACGTGCCCGCCGAGGACGCTCCCCGCCTGCTCGTGCTGTCCCCGGACGAGCTCAAGGGCCAGGAGTTCGCCTGCATCCGCACGGAGCTGCGGATCGGCCGCACCGACGACAACGACATCACCTTGGATCATCGGTCGCTGTCGCGCACCCACGCCAAGCTCGTCCGCGAGGACGCTGGCGAGTGGCGCGTCATCGACATGCAGTCCGCCAACGGGATGACGGTCAACGGTGAGAGCTACGCGCAGGCCACGCTCGCCACCGGTGACATCATCGAGCTGGGGCACGTGAAGCTGCGCTTCGTCAACGCCGGTGACGCGTCGGACGACGTGGCCGCGGGTGGCGGCTCGCGCTCGAAGCTGCCCCTGGTGGCGGGCCTCGCGGCCCTGCTGCTCGGCGGAGGCGGCGGAGCCTTCTGGTACATGAACCAGCAGGGCACCCAGCCGACGGCGCCCCCGGTCATCGCGCAGACGCCCACGCCCCCTCTGGACGAGGATCCGCAGCCGACCATCGACGAACAGGCCGCGGCCAACGCCCCCTCGCCCACGACGGCAGCGGCGACGCAGACACCTGAAACGCCTCCGCCCCCGCGTGGCCCCTCCATGGAGGAGCAGCGCGCGGTCGCCGACAAGGCGATTGCGGCGCGTGACTTCGACACAGCCGTGGACGCGCTGGAGCGCATCAAGGATGCCAACGGCCAGCGCCCCCGCGACGTGGAGACCCGGCTCGACGAGGCGCGCGCCGAGCAGTTGATGAAGCGGCGGCTCGACGACGTCCGCAAGGCCCTGGGCGACGGCAAGCTGCCGGAGGCCGAGGAAGCCCTGCGCGAGAGTGCCGCCACCAAGGCGTTCGCCAAGGAGTACGCGGCGCTGAAGACGCAGGTCGCCGAGGCTCAGAAGAAGGCGGCTCCGCCCGTCACGGTTCCCACCTCCGGCACGGAGAAGGCGCCGCCCGCCGCGCAGTCCGCGGCGGCCAAGGCCCAGGCGGACGGCTTCGAGCACATCAAGGGTCTGCGCTACCGGCAGGCCATCGAGCAGCTGAACAAGTGCCTCGACCTGGACCCCACCCGCGCCGAGTGCCACCTCTACCTCGGGTCCGCCTACGCGAATGACAACCAGCCCGAGAAGGGCGCGGTTCACTACAAGCGATTCCTGGAACTTGCGCCCAATCACGCGTACTACGAGCGCGTGAAGGGTTTGGTCGAGAGTTACGAGAATCCCAAGAAGTAG
- a CDS encoding enoyl-CoA hydratase/isomerase family protein — translation MEPVVATGASLNVEDRDDGVRVLTLSNPARRNALDDGLLARLDAALEPAPHVRALLVRGAGGAFCSGYDLTHLGPPGADGRLPDDLLVECLLKLESHPAPSVALVEGPAVGAGFDLAASCDFRIGTPNAVFLMPPARLGIVYSPEGLARAARLVGVSRAKQLFLAARKLSAREALEWGLLDDCLADAETRALALCATLASHAPLAVSGMKESFGRLARAPLEEADRARLRGLRAAAFGSEDAKEGRAAFLEKRPPRFSGR, via the coding sequence GTGGAGCCCGTCGTCGCGACAGGTGCTTCGCTGAACGTCGAGGACCGCGACGACGGGGTCCGGGTGTTGACGCTGTCCAACCCGGCCCGCCGCAACGCGCTCGATGACGGCCTTCTGGCGCGGCTGGACGCGGCGCTGGAACCGGCCCCGCATGTGCGCGCCTTGCTGGTGCGCGGCGCGGGCGGGGCCTTCTGTTCCGGCTATGACTTGACGCACCTGGGCCCCCCGGGCGCGGACGGGCGGCTGCCGGATGACTTGCTGGTGGAGTGCCTGCTGAAGCTGGAGTCCCACCCCGCGCCCAGTGTGGCGCTGGTGGAGGGCCCCGCGGTGGGCGCCGGCTTCGACCTGGCGGCCTCGTGCGACTTCCGCATCGGCACGCCCAACGCCGTCTTCCTCATGCCCCCCGCGCGCCTGGGCATCGTCTACTCCCCGGAAGGGCTGGCCCGGGCCGCGCGCCTGGTGGGCGTGTCGCGCGCCAAGCAGCTCTTCCTCGCGGCGCGGAAGCTGAGCGCGCGGGAGGCGCTGGAGTGGGGGCTGCTGGATGACTGCCTGGCGGACGCGGAGACGCGCGCGCTGGCGCTGTGTGCCACCCTGGCCAGCCATGCACCGCTGGCGGTGTCGGGGATGAAGGAGTCCTTCGGGCGTCTGGCTCGGGCCCCGTTGGAGGAGGCGGACCGGGCGCGGCTGCGCGGCTTGCGCGCGGCGGCCTTCGGGAGCGAGGACGCGAAGGAGGGGCGGGCGGCCTTCCTTGAAAAGCGCCCGCCCCGCTTCTCCGGCCGCTAG
- a CDS encoding biotin/lipoyl-binding carrier protein, translating to MADVAAHITGTVWKIEVQVGQQVNAGDTLVILESMKMEMPVEAEDGGTVKEIRVKEAQSVNEGDVLVVLG from the coding sequence ATGGCGGACGTAGCGGCGCACATCACCGGCACGGTGTGGAAGATTGAGGTTCAGGTCGGCCAGCAGGTCAACGCGGGCGACACGCTCGTCATCCTCGAATCCATGAAGATGGAGATGCCCGTGGAGGCAGAGGATGGCGGGACGGTGAAGGAGATTCGGGTGAAGGAGGCGCAGTCGGTCAACGAGGGCGATGTCCTCGTGGTGCTCGGCTAG
- a CDS encoding response regulator, with amino-acid sequence MQIRILVVDDEQDNCDYLKLVLTREGYEVVTTTDPTQTVEILRGSDFHLVILDMMMPQMSGTEVLEQIRKYDTDVAVIVATAYPTVDTAVASLKAQASDYVKKPMEPEQFITAVRNALQKKGLSQDPEADLHRAIGRTIRDARKTQELTLKQLARRTGLSVSLLSQIERAESSASISSLYKIASALQLRMGELFGDT; translated from the coding sequence GTGCAGATTCGCATCCTGGTAGTTGATGATGAGCAGGACAACTGCGACTACCTCAAGCTGGTCCTGACCCGTGAAGGCTACGAGGTCGTGACCACGACGGACCCCACCCAGACGGTGGAAATCCTCCGGGGCTCCGACTTCCACCTCGTCATCCTCGACATGATGATGCCGCAGATGTCGGGCACCGAGGTGCTGGAGCAGATTCGCAAGTACGACACGGACGTGGCCGTCATCGTCGCCACCGCGTACCCCACGGTGGACACGGCAGTGGCCTCGCTCAAGGCGCAGGCTTCCGACTACGTCAAGAAGCCCATGGAGCCGGAGCAGTTCATCACCGCGGTCCGCAACGCCCTCCAGAAGAAGGGATTGTCCCAGGACCCGGAGGCGGACCTGCACCGCGCCATTGGCCGCACCATCCGCGACGCACGCAAGACGCAGGAGCTCACGCTCAAGCAGCTGGCGCGGCGCACGGGCCTGTCGGTGTCGCTGCTGTCGCAGATTGAGCGCGCGGAGTCCTCCGCCTCCATCTCCTCGCTGTACAAGATTGCCTCGGCGCTGCAGCTGCGCATGGGCGAGCTCTTCGGCGATACCTGA
- a CDS encoding acetyl-CoA carboxylase biotin carboxylase subunit encodes MFQKLLIANRGEIARRIGVVARGMGLKTVAVYSDADAELPFVKEADEAVRIGPAPAKDSYLNTAAILEAAKQTGAQAIHPGYGFLSENGEFAQACADAGLIFVGPPPEAMARMKDKSQARKLVSAAGVPVVPGSEGVVPDVASALAEAERIGYPVLVKAASGGGGIGMAVARNPAEMEKVYRQCTDRAKAAFGKEGVYVERYFPAPRHIEVQILGDQHGHLIHCLERECSIQRRHQKVVEEAPSVLFADGRNPELAQKLFTAAVAAAKAFGYANAGTVEFLYSDGEVYFIEMNARLQVEHPVTELTTGLDLIGWQLRIAAGERLTVKQEDVKRRGAALEFRIYAEDPVKFFPSPGPLKVFQPPTGEGVRLDAGYGEGNTVTPNYDPMIAKLIVTGETRAQAIERSVTALQSFRIEGIKTNIPLHLRIVQDAAFQAGELDTHFLEHHAKPA; translated from the coding sequence ATGTTCCAGAAGCTGCTCATCGCCAACCGGGGAGAGATTGCCCGCCGCATCGGCGTGGTGGCCCGGGGCATGGGGCTCAAGACGGTCGCCGTTTATTCGGACGCGGACGCCGAGCTGCCCTTCGTGAAGGAGGCCGACGAGGCGGTGCGCATCGGCCCCGCACCGGCCAAGGACAGCTATCTCAACACCGCCGCCATCCTGGAGGCCGCGAAGCAGACGGGTGCGCAGGCCATCCACCCGGGCTACGGCTTCCTGTCGGAGAACGGCGAGTTCGCCCAGGCCTGCGCGGACGCGGGGCTCATCTTCGTGGGACCGCCGCCGGAGGCCATGGCGCGGATGAAGGACAAGAGCCAGGCCCGCAAGTTGGTGTCCGCCGCGGGGGTTCCCGTGGTGCCCGGCAGCGAGGGCGTGGTGCCCGACGTGGCCAGCGCGCTGGCGGAGGCCGAGCGCATCGGCTACCCGGTGCTCGTCAAGGCGGCCAGCGGCGGCGGCGGCATTGGCATGGCGGTGGCCAGGAATCCCGCGGAGATGGAGAAGGTCTACCGCCAGTGCACGGACCGGGCGAAGGCCGCCTTCGGCAAGGAAGGCGTGTACGTGGAGCGCTACTTCCCGGCGCCGCGGCACATCGAGGTCCAGATTCTGGGGGACCAGCACGGCCACCTCATCCACTGCCTGGAGCGGGAATGCTCCATCCAGCGGCGCCACCAGAAGGTGGTGGAGGAAGCCCCCTCCGTGCTGTTCGCGGACGGGCGCAACCCGGAGCTGGCGCAGAAGCTCTTCACGGCCGCCGTGGCCGCGGCGAAGGCCTTCGGCTACGCCAACGCCGGCACGGTGGAGTTCCTGTACTCGGACGGTGAGGTCTACTTCATCGAGATGAACGCCCGCCTCCAGGTGGAGCACCCGGTGACGGAGCTGACCACGGGGCTGGACCTCATCGGCTGGCAGCTGCGCATCGCCGCGGGCGAGCGCCTCACGGTGAAGCAAGAGGACGTGAAGCGGCGCGGGGCGGCGCTGGAGTTCCGCATCTACGCCGAGGACCCGGTGAAGTTCTTCCCGTCCCCCGGGCCGCTGAAGGTGTTCCAGCCGCCCACGGGCGAGGGCGTCCGGCTGGACGCGGGCTACGGCGAGGGCAACACCGTCACGCCCAACTACGACCCGATGATTGCCAAGCTCATCGTCACCGGTGAGACACGGGCGCAGGCGATTGAGCGCTCCGTGACGGCGCTCCAGTCGTTCCGCATCGAAGGCATCAAGACGAACATCCCGCTCCACCTGCGCATCGTGCAGGATGCGGCCTTCCAGGCCGGCGAGCTGGACACGCACTTCCTGGAGCACCACGCCAAGCCGGCGTAG
- the ftsZ gene encoding cell division protein FtsZ: MDQFDQNKQAAKIRVVGAGGAGCNAVNTMILSKLDRVDFIAANTDVQALAASKAPTRLQLGQTLTKGLGAGANPEMGREAALESRDQIAAVLEGADMVFVTAGMGGGTGTGAAPIIADIAKSLGCLTVGVVTKPFLFEGNKRRKQAEQGIVELKAAVDTLITIPNQRLLSLSNEPMPLLETFKRADEVLLNAVQGISDLIQYHGYINVDFADVKTIMSDKGIALMGTGHSTGDKRALIAMQQAIASPLLEDVSIDGATGLLINITGGRDMTLQEVNEALTLVHDAADSEAEIIFGSLIDENIADEVKITIIATGFVHRDAPKVRTVTPVVQVPLSRPAPSVLANAREEVASLVPAKGSGSRPLTVESSKSVSARTAVVKDAPLPLDEDQFDIPTFLRRQGQTELP, from the coding sequence ATGGACCAGTTCGATCAGAACAAGCAGGCCGCCAAGATTCGGGTCGTCGGGGCGGGTGGGGCCGGCTGCAACGCCGTCAATACGATGATCCTGTCCAAGCTGGACCGGGTGGACTTCATCGCCGCCAACACCGATGTCCAGGCGCTCGCCGCGAGCAAGGCGCCCACCCGGCTTCAGTTGGGCCAGACGCTGACGAAGGGCCTGGGCGCGGGCGCCAACCCGGAGATGGGCCGCGAGGCCGCCCTGGAGTCGCGTGACCAGATTGCCGCGGTGCTCGAGGGCGCCGACATGGTGTTCGTCACCGCCGGCATGGGCGGCGGCACCGGCACGGGCGCCGCGCCCATCATCGCGGACATCGCCAAGAGCCTGGGTTGCCTCACGGTGGGCGTCGTCACCAAGCCCTTCCTCTTCGAGGGCAACAAGCGCCGCAAGCAGGCCGAGCAGGGCATCGTGGAGCTCAAGGCCGCGGTGGACACGCTCATCACGATTCCGAACCAGCGCCTGCTGTCGCTCTCCAACGAGCCGATGCCGCTGCTGGAGACCTTCAAGCGCGCGGACGAGGTCCTGCTGAACGCCGTGCAGGGCATCAGCGACCTCATCCAGTACCACGGCTACATCAATGTCGACTTCGCCGACGTGAAGACCATCATGAGCGACAAGGGCATCGCGCTCATGGGCACGGGCCACTCGACCGGAGACAAGCGCGCGCTGATTGCCATGCAGCAGGCCATCGCCAGCCCGCTGCTGGAGGATGTCTCCATCGACGGCGCCACGGGCCTGCTCATCAACATCACCGGTGGCCGCGACATGACCCTGCAGGAGGTCAACGAGGCCCTGACGCTGGTGCACGACGCCGCCGACAGCGAGGCGGAAATCATCTTCGGCTCGCTCATCGACGAGAACATCGCTGACGAGGTGAAGATCACCATCATCGCCACGGGCTTCGTCCACCGCGACGCGCCCAAGGTCCGCACGGTGACGCCGGTGGTGCAGGTGCCGCTGTCGCGACCGGCTCCGTCCGTGCTCGCCAACGCGCGTGAGGAAGTCGCCAGCCTGGTGCCCGCGAAGGGCAGCGGCTCGCGGCCGCTCACCGTGGAGAGCAGCAAGTCTGTGAGCGCCCGCACCGCGGTGGTGAAGGACGCGCCGCTGCCGCTGGACGAGGACCAGTTCGACATCCCCACCTTCCTGCGGCGGCAGGGCCAGACGGAACTGCCGTAA